The genomic region AATGATAAGGAACACCAGCCATCGGAATAGGATTGTCAGCATTTTTATTACGACTAGTTAAACTAATCTCTAAAATCTGTGCCGCCTTAACGGCGTCATCATAAAATAGTTCGTAAAAGTCTCCCATGCGGAAAAGTAAAAAAGCCTCTGGATAGTCTTTTTTGACATCCAAATACTGTTGCATGCCTGGAGAAATTTTATCTTTTGCCATTACTTAACTCCTCGTTAATTTTCGTTTCCAAGCTATTTGTTATATATTGAACTAGATCACTGGCATCTTGCATTTTTGCACGATAATCTTTGACAATTGGAAGGTCTGATAGTTCTTCTTGCAACTGGTCAGCTTGCTCACCAGCTTTTTTCTCAGCGTGCGCTTTATCAATCTTGTGAAAAAGCACAGCCTCCTGCTGATAAGCCTTCATATCTTTGACCAATTCTTCTAGTTCTGGAAAGTCCTTTACCCTTTCTTCAGCCTTCTGAAATTCGATGACGCTATCATGCTTTTTTATGACTTCTAGCAATCGTTCTACGGCTTCTTCATAGTTGCTCATAAGCCTATTGACAAGATACTTTCAAAGGCTTTTGCTGTTTCTTCATCTTTACAAATGACCAACAAAGTATCAGCGCCAGCCACAGTTCCTAAAATTTCAGCAATATCGCTGCTGTCAATCAAGTTGGCTAAAACATCTGCTTCACCAAGATTAGTATGTAACACCAACATGAAACCTGCACGAGCTACCTTTAAAATATATGAACGGATATTTGCTCCAAAAGTTGTCTCTGAAGTTTCTGATAGGCTGTAGTAGAGTTTTCCTGAAGCATCGCGTAATTTCAACAGTCCAATTTCACGAAGGTCACGTGACAAGGTCGCTTGAGTGACGTTAATGCCTTCTTCCTGCAAATGTCGCTTGATTTCCTCTTGCGTGCCGATATGGCCTGATTGAATCAAACGTTTGATTCGATTTTGACGTTCTATTTTATTCATTTAACTTTCCCTTTGTGTATATTTATCCTTAAAATTATACCAAAAAAATGGAATTTTTTCACCTTTCCTTGGGCTATCTTCCTTATAAAGTCTTAATGTTTACTCCTTCAAACGTTTTCTTATCACTTACCTCGTTTATTTCTTATTTTTATGTTAAAATAATATGACTAACTAATTTAGGAGAAAATCATGGATACTAAACGTACAATTGCAGAACGCATTCACACTATTGTTCCAGAATTAGACCAAGAACAAATTGTTAATCTGCTTGAAGTGCCAAAAAATTCTGACATGGGGGACCTTGCCTTTCCAGCATTCTCATTGGCTCGAATCCTTCGTAAAGCACCACAAATGATTGCAGCAGATATTGCTGAAAAAATGGACACAGCTGGCTTTGAAAAAATCGAAGCTGTTGGACCATATATCAACTTCTTCCTTGACAAAAAAAGCATTTCTGCTGATGTCCTAGGGCAAGTTATCGCAAACGGAAGCGACTACGCTAGCCAAGATGAAGGACACGGTCGCAATGTTGCTATCGATATGTCTAGTCCAAACATCGCTAAACCATTCTCAATTGGACACCTTCGTTCAACTGTTATCGGTGATAGCTTGGCTAATATTTTTGAAAAACTTGGTTATAAAGCTGTTAAAATCAACCACCTCGGTGACTGGGGTAAACAATTCGGTATGTTGATTGTTGCCTACAAAAAATGGGGTGACGAAGAAGCTGTTAAAGCTCACCCAATCGACGAACTCTTGAAACTTTACGTTCGTATCAACGCTGAAGTTGAGACACAACCAGAACTTGATGAAGAAGCTCGCGAATGGTTCCGTAAATTGGAAGTAGGCGACGAAGAAGCTATCTCACTATGGCAATGGTTCCGTGACGAAAGTCTTGTTGAATTTAACCGCCTTTACAATGAACTTAGTGTTTCATTTGATAGCTTTAACGGTGAAGCTTTCTACAACGATAAAATGGATGAAGTTGTCGATATCTTGACTGAAAAAGGTCTTCTTGAAGAATCTCAAGGTGCTCAAGTTGTTAACCTTGAAAAATACGGTATCGAACATCCAGCATTGATTAAAAAATCTGACGGTGCAACACTTTACATCACACGTGACCTGGCTGCCGCTCTTTACCGCAAACGTACTTATGACTTTGCCAAAGCCATCTACGTCGTTGGTAACGAACAATCAGCTCACTTCAAACAATTGAAAGCCGTTCTTAACGAAATGGACTTCAAATGGAATGAAGATATCACTCACGTACCATTTGGTCTTGTTACTAAAGAAGGTAAAAAACTTTCAACTCGCAAAGGTAACGTTATCCTTCTTGAACCGACAATCGCTGAAGCTGTTAAACGTGCTGAAGATCAAATCAACGCTAAAAACCCTAACCTTGCTGATAAAGAAGCTGTTGCTCATGCTGTCGGTGTCGGCGCTATCAAGTTCTACGATTTGAAAACAGACCGCTTGAACGGTTATGACTTCGACCTTGACGCTATGGTGTCATTTGAAGGTGAAACTGGACCTTACGTTCAATATGCTCACGCTCGTATCCAATCAATCCTTCGTAAAGCTGAGTTTACACCATCTGTAAACGACGTTTACAGCCTTGATGATGCTGAAAGCTGGGAAATTGTGAAACTTATCCAAGACTTCCCACGCATTATCAAACGTTCAGCTGATAACTTTGAACCATCAATCATTGCGAAATTCGCTATCAGCCTTGCACAAAGCTTCAACAAATACTACGCACACACACGTATCCTTGACGAAAGCCCTGAACGTGATAGCCGTCTAGCACTAAGCTACGCAACTGCTACAGTTCTTAAAGAAGCCCTTCGTCTCCTTGGCGTTGAAGCTCCTAATGAAATGTAATCATTTCTGACAATCATAGTCAAAAAGACCGTTTTAACGGTCTTTTATTATGCTTTCTTCTGGTCATTTAACCAATCAAAGATATTGTGATAGGTTTTCCCTGAGACTTTAGCTATGCTTATGCCGCCTTTTCCCTTATTACTTGGAGAAAAGCCTGATAAATCTTTCGCACTTTTGATAGCAGAAATATCCTGCACCCCTGACACTTGATCTTTAAAGAAATAAATCCAAGATAAATGCCCAAGGTAAGAGACACCTTGCATGTCTGTTCCCTCGACACTTTCAAAGTATGAAAACCACTTGTTCTCAGCTCCGCTATCTAGCAAATTCTTATAAATAGGCAGTGAATAATCCTTTGGATTAACAATCGTGTCATTGGCTGCGTGGATAAACCACATCGGTATCGCTTTTAGCGATAGTATTTTTTCCTCATCAAAATAAAGGGCATCGTTACGAATGAAGCTATTAGAAAAAGGTGAGATAGCGTATGAAACGTCAGTATTTCTCTCATATTGATAATAAGAATAGGCTGCCGCTTGAGGGACTAGAGCCGCAAAATAACCAGGATTTGAAATAGCAAGATTAATCGTCATGTAGCCGCCATTTGAACAACCTGCTAGGTAAATGCGCTTGGTATCCACAGCTGGCGTGCTCGCAACATAATTTTTGATAGTATCCATCAAAATCTCTGTGTAACGCGAATTACCAGCGCCCGCACCATTGGTCCCATCGCCCTCATCCATCCAATATGTTGGCGATTGAACCGCTAAAACATAAACTCCTTTTTGATCATTTGTTGAAAAATGTGATTGAATCTCAGGTCTTGCAAGAGCTACTACTTCATTTCCAAGAAGGGTAATATCCGTGTCTACCCCGCCTTCACCTTGACCATGAAGCCAGATAAGTAAAGGAAAACTCTCTCCCGATTTTAAGGGTTTAGGTTCGTAAGCCACATAGTGAAGGGTGAGTTTTTCATTTTCTTTCGTCAATGGATTAAGATAAGTGCCAGAATAAAAGCCACGCTTATTAAAGTTATCAGTATCCGGCGATAGACGGTTATGGATAATATCAAAAGTTCCAGATAGTTCAGCCACTTCACCACCAAAAAATACTTCTAATCCCTTTATAGTAACTGGATAATCTTCTACCCAAGTGTTGTGCAAAGTTTCTAGATTGTAATAAAATGGACAAGCTACAGCAGTATTTTTTTGACTATCAAAAGTAACAGGCATTTGGATAACTAGATACTCACTGGCACTGCTAACTTCTTGTCCCTTGTCATCTGACAAGTATACTCGACTAATCTGACGATCCTTACCTGCAGTCCCGACTAGGAGCTTATCAGCGATAACTCCTGACACTTTATGCGTTAACTGTACCAAAAATTTTGGAACACCTGGTCCACATTCATAACCTTTAATAATCATGGAAACTTTAGCAATTGTGACATTAATTCTTTTAACCATCTCAAATCACTCCTATACACTGTAATCGTTTTCCTTTAGTTTATGAATTTTCCGCATTTATGTCAATCAAAAAAAGACGGGTGAAACCACCTCGCCTTTTTGACTATTTATCGTAGTTCTTTCGTCTGATTTTAAAGTCAGAGGAAACAACTTCGTCAACATCTATAATGGAAATAAAAGCATCTGGGTCCAGATCAGCCATGATAACTTTGACATCACGAACTTCACCTGGATTCAAAACAACGTACAAGATATTTTTTTCATTCCCTGAGTAAGCCCCCTGTCCATTTAGGTAAGTGACCCCACGGTTAATACCATTTAAAATAGCATCCGCAGCTTCTTGCGATTTTTGGGTAATGATAATCATTCCGCGTACTGTATAACCACCATTTTGCACAATTGTTAGCACTTGACTGTACACAAAACTTGCTACCAAAGTGTAAAGCATGTGTTGTAAATCAATGTAAACAAGTGACGCTGTCAATACAAGAGCATCCACAAATAGAAGCGTTTGACCTAATTTAAAGCCAAATTTTTCCTCAATCACGCGTCCAATGATATCTGTACCACCTGTTGTTGCACTATATCGGAAAACCAGTCCACTACCTGCACCAGCAAATAAACCAGCAACAACAGCAACCAACATCATGTCATTTTGCAGCACAATTTTCACTGGTACTTGTTGCCAAAACCAGATAAAGAAGGAAAGTAAAACTGTCCCATAAATGGTCAAGGCTAATGATTTTCGCCCCAAAATTCGAGCTCCCATGATAAACAAAGGAATATTTAAAATGAGAGAAGTATAAGCTGGGTCAATTTTATAAAGCGCATGGATAATCAAGGTTACCCCTGCAACGCCACCTTCAGCAAGAGCATTTGCCATATTAAATTTAACAAAACCAAAGGTATACATTGCTACACCAAGAGCAATCAACAATAGGCTTCGTACTTGTCTAAGCTTTTGAGCCATATTACACTCCTCCTAAAACTGATTATTGGAAATTAATCAAAAGGTTAGTCATCGACAAAACGTCCAATAATATGAACATTTTCAGCAACCGAAACAAAGGCCTTAGGATCTGTTTTCCTCATCAAATATCTGAAATCATTGTATTCTTCACGAGTAATAATAGCTAGCAGAATTGCTTTCTTTTCATGATTGTAAGTTCCCTCAGCATTATTTATCTGTGTCACACCGCGATGAAGTTTAGTGTGAATCATAGCGATAACTTTTTCTGGGCAGCTGGTTACAATCATTGCCTGCATTTTCTTTTGTTTTGTGAAAATCGCATTCGTCACACGACTTGAGACGAAAATAGTCACCATTGAGTAAAGAGCATACTGCCAACCAAATAGGATGCCCGCAAAAATCATGATAACGCCATTTACCATGAGGGCGATACTTCCGACATCACGTCCCGTTTTTTTACGAATGGTCAAGCTGACAATGTCAGTACCACCACTGGAAATACGTGATTTCAAACTAAATCCAACCCCAGTACCCATAACCAAACCACCAAAAATAGCATTGACAAGTGGATCAGTTGTTAGCGTAATCTCTGGAACAATTTGGATGAAGAATGAACTCATGGAAACTGTAATCAGGGTAAAAACGGTAAATTTATGGCCAATTTTATACCAAGCCAAGATTAATAGCGGCAAGTTAATGGCATAAAAAACGATAGAAATCGGCAATCTAAAGCCAATCAAACGCTCGCTAATCGCTGACAAAACCTGTGCCAAACCTGTTGCACCACTTGAATAGACGTGTCCTGGTTGGAAGAAGAAGTTTACCGCGATAGCTGAAAGCAAACCATAAAAAAGAGAAGCGGAAATTTTTTCCGCGTACTTCTCTCTTGAAATGCTTTGCATCGTTTTTAAGAGGCCATATTTCTTAGCCCGACGGCTAACGATATACTTTGTTTTCTTTTTTAAGGATGCTTTTTTAATCATTAGTTTTAGTTGCTAAAGCCAATTCTTCTAATTGTTTGTCTGAAACAAGGCTAGGTGCTTGTGTCATTGGGTCAGTTGCTTTGTTATTTTTAGGGAAGGCAATAACTTCACGAATGTTGTCTTCACCAGCAAGAAGCATAACGAAACGGTCAAGACCGATAGCAAGTCCACCATGTGGTGGGAATCCGTAATTCATAGCTTCTAGCAAGAAACCAAATTGGTCAGCTGCTTCTTCAGCTGTAAAGCCAAGAGCTTTGAACATACGTTCTTGCAATTCACGTTGGTTGATACGTAGGCTACCACCACCGAGTTCATAACCGTTAAGAACGATATCGTATGCAATGGCACGAACTTTAGCAAGGTCACCTTCTAATTCGTGAGCTGATTCTTCAGTTGGCAATGTGAATGGGTGGTGAGCAGACATATAACGTCCTTCTTCTTCAGACCATTCAAACATTGGCCAATCAACAACCCAAAGGAAGTTGAATTTAGAATTGTCAACCATATCAAGTTCTTTAGCGATACGTGTACGAAGTGCACCAAGTGTGTTGTTAGCAACTTCAAGTGTATCAGCAACGAAAAGTACCAAATCATTGTCTTCAAGTTGTAAACTTGCTGTCAACTTATCTTCAATACTTGTCAAGAATTTGGCAACAGGTCCGTTAAGAGAACCATCAGTAAATTTAACCCAAGCAAGACCTTTGGCACCAAATTGTTTTGCGAATTCTGTTAATTTATCAATGCTTTTACGTGAGTATTTATCTGCATTACCTTTAACAACGATTGCTTTTACGACTGGAGCTTGTGAGAAGACTTTGAAGTCAACATTCTTGACAAGGTCTGTCAAGTCTTGTAAAAGCATTTCAAAACGTGTATCAGGTTTATCTGAACCGTAGTTGTTCATTGCATCATCATAAGACATACGTGGGAATGGCAATGTAACATCGATTCCTTTAGTGTCTTTCATGACTTTAGCAATCATTCCTTCAGTGATATCTTGGATATCTTTATCTGACAAGAATGATGTTTCCATATCGACCTGTGTAAATTCAGGTTGACGGTCACCACGCAAGTCTTCGTCACGGAAACATTTAACGATTTGATAGTAGCGGTCGAGACCAGCGTTCATCAACAATTGTTTTGTGATTTGTGGACTTTGTGGTAAAGCGTAGAAATGACCTTGGTTCACACGGCTTGGTACCAAGTAGTCACGCGCGCCTTCTGGAGTAGATTTTGTCAATATTGGTGTTTCAACATCTATAAATTCTAAACCATCCAAGTAGTTACGGATTGAGTGAGTTACTTTGGCACGCAATTTGAAGTTGTTAAGCATTTTTGGACGACGAAGATCCAAGTAACGGTAACGAAGACGGTTATCATCGCTAACTTCCACATCATCTTTGATTTCAAATGGTGTTGTTTTAGCGGTGTTCAAAACTGTCAATGCTGATACTTTCAATTCAACAGCACCAGTTGGCAAGTTAGTGTTTTCTTGTTCACGTTGTGCAACGACACCAGTTACTTCGATAACGAATTCGTTACGAAGACTTTCTGCAGTTGCCATAACATCACTTGAAACTTTCTCCGGGTTGATGACTAATTGCATGATACCTTCGCGGTCACGAAGATCGATGAAAATAAGTCCCCCTAGGTCACGACGACGTCCGACCCAACCTTTTAGAGTAATTTCTTGGCCAATGTGTTCGCTGCGAACACGACCAGCATACATTGTACGTTTCATTTGATATGATTCTCCGTTTTAAATTTATTCATTCCCATCTATTATAGCAAAAAGCAAAGAAAAACCCCACCCATGTGGGGGAGTTTTTCAAATTCTTTTCTCATTAAGCCTTTTCATTAACAAAGAGCTCATAACTTTTTGCAAAGATTGCTTTTTTAGCTTAATTTAGCAAGGATTTCTGCAAAGTTTGTTTCGATATCTGCAAAGCTGACTGAAACTTCTTCACGTGTTTTATTATTTTTAACAGTGGCTTGACCTGCTTCAATTTCGCTTTCACCTAATGTGATGACTGTTTTAGCATTGAAAGCGTCAGCTGATTTGAATTGTGCTTTAATCTTGCGTCCAAGGTAATCACGTTCAGCTGAGAAGCCTTGGTTACGGATAGCTTGTACCAATTCCAAAGCTTTAATGTTAGCACCTTGTCCCAAGACAGCAATATAAGCATCCATTTCTTTTTCAACTGGTAATTCAATACCTTGTTTGTCCAAGATAAGAAGCAAACGTTCAAGACCAAGTCCAAAACCAAATCCTGGTGTTTCTGGTCCGTCAAAGTATTCAACAAGGCTATCGT from Streptococcus lutetiensis harbors:
- a CDS encoding YitT family protein; translated protein: MAQKLRQVRSLLLIALGVAMYTFGFVKFNMANALAEGGVAGVTLIIHALYKIDPAYTSLILNIPLFIMGARILGRKSLALTIYGTVLLSFFIWFWQQVPVKIVLQNDMMLVAVVAGLFAGAGSGLVFRYSATTGGTDIIGRVIEEKFGFKLGQTLLFVDALVLTASLVYIDLQHMLYTLVASFVYSQVLTIVQNGGYTVRGMIIITQKSQEAADAILNGINRGVTYLNGQGAYSGNEKNILYVVLNPGEVRDVKVIMADLDPDAFISIIDVDEVVSSDFKIRRKNYDK
- a CDS encoding prolyl oligopeptidase family serine peptidase, translating into MVKRINVTIAKVSMIIKGYECGPGVPKFLVQLTHKVSGVIADKLLVGTAGKDRQISRVYLSDDKGQEVSSASEYLVIQMPVTFDSQKNTAVACPFYYNLETLHNTWVEDYPVTIKGLEVFFGGEVAELSGTFDIIHNRLSPDTDNFNKRGFYSGTYLNPLTKENEKLTLHYVAYEPKPLKSGESFPLLIWLHGQGEGGVDTDITLLGNEVVALARPEIQSHFSTNDQKGVYVLAVQSPTYWMDEGDGTNGAGAGNSRYTEILMDTIKNYVASTPAVDTKRIYLAGCSNGGYMTINLAISNPGYFAALVPQAAAYSYYQYERNTDVSYAISPFSNSFIRNDALYFDEEKILSLKAIPMWFIHAANDTIVNPKDYSLPIYKNLLDSGAENKWFSYFESVEGTDMQGVSYLGHLSWIYFFKDQVSGVQDISAIKSAKDLSGFSPSNKGKGGISIAKVSGKTYHNIFDWLNDQKKA
- a CDS encoding YlbF family regulator, coding for MSNYEEAVERLLEVIKKHDSVIEFQKAEERVKDFPELEELVKDMKAYQQEAVLFHKIDKAHAEKKAGEQADQLQEELSDLPIVKDYRAKMQDASDLVQYITNSLETKINEELSNGKR
- a CDS encoding YitT family protein, which translates into the protein MIKKASLKKKTKYIVSRRAKKYGLLKTMQSISREKYAEKISASLFYGLLSAIAVNFFFQPGHVYSSGATGLAQVLSAISERLIGFRLPISIVFYAINLPLLILAWYKIGHKFTVFTLITVSMSSFFIQIVPEITLTTDPLVNAIFGGLVMGTGVGFSLKSRISSGGTDIVSLTIRKKTGRDVGSIALMVNGVIMIFAGILFGWQYALYSMVTIFVSSRVTNAIFTKQKKMQAMIVTSCPEKVIAMIHTKLHRGVTQINNAEGTYNHEKKAILLAIITREEYNDFRYLMRKTDPKAFVSVAENVHIIGRFVDD
- the argS gene encoding arginine--tRNA ligase codes for the protein MDTKRTIAERIHTIVPELDQEQIVNLLEVPKNSDMGDLAFPAFSLARILRKAPQMIAADIAEKMDTAGFEKIEAVGPYINFFLDKKSISADVLGQVIANGSDYASQDEGHGRNVAIDMSSPNIAKPFSIGHLRSTVIGDSLANIFEKLGYKAVKINHLGDWGKQFGMLIVAYKKWGDEEAVKAHPIDELLKLYVRINAEVETQPELDEEAREWFRKLEVGDEEAISLWQWFRDESLVEFNRLYNELSVSFDSFNGEAFYNDKMDEVVDILTEKGLLEESQGAQVVNLEKYGIEHPALIKKSDGATLYITRDLAAALYRKRTYDFAKAIYVVGNEQSAHFKQLKAVLNEMDFKWNEDITHVPFGLVTKEGKKLSTRKGNVILLEPTIAEAVKRAEDQINAKNPNLADKEAVAHAVGVGAIKFYDLKTDRLNGYDFDLDAMVSFEGETGPYVQYAHARIQSILRKAEFTPSVNDVYSLDDAESWEIVKLIQDFPRIIKRSADNFEPSIIAKFAISLAQSFNKYYAHTRILDESPERDSRLALSYATATVLKEALRLLGVEAPNEM
- the aspS gene encoding aspartate--tRNA ligase, producing MKRTMYAGRVRSEHIGQEITLKGWVGRRRDLGGLIFIDLRDREGIMQLVINPEKVSSDVMATAESLRNEFVIEVTGVVAQREQENTNLPTGAVELKVSALTVLNTAKTTPFEIKDDVEVSDDNRLRYRYLDLRRPKMLNNFKLRAKVTHSIRNYLDGLEFIDVETPILTKSTPEGARDYLVPSRVNQGHFYALPQSPQITKQLLMNAGLDRYYQIVKCFRDEDLRGDRQPEFTQVDMETSFLSDKDIQDITEGMIAKVMKDTKGIDVTLPFPRMSYDDAMNNYGSDKPDTRFEMLLQDLTDLVKNVDFKVFSQAPVVKAIVVKGNADKYSRKSIDKLTEFAKQFGAKGLAWVKFTDGSLNGPVAKFLTSIEDKLTASLQLEDNDLVLFVADTLEVANNTLGALRTRIAKELDMVDNSKFNFLWVVDWPMFEWSEEEGRYMSAHHPFTLPTEESAHELEGDLAKVRAIAYDIVLNGYELGGGSLRINQRELQERMFKALGFTAEEAADQFGFLLEAMNYGFPPHGGLAIGLDRFVMLLAGEDNIREVIAFPKNNKATDPMTQAPSLVSDKQLEELALATKTND
- the argR gene encoding arginine repressor, coding for MNKIERQNRIKRLIQSGHIGTQEEIKRHLQEEGINVTQATLSRDLREIGLLKLRDASGKLYYSLSETSETTFGANIRSYILKVARAGFMLVLHTNLGEADVLANLIDSSDIAEILGTVAGADTLLVICKDEETAKAFESILSIGL